A single window of Vibrio gazogenes DNA harbors:
- a CDS encoding DUF1190 family protein, giving the protein MMKRSKQVVLAHMKKDWRCAAYAPITVAIAGLALSGCGDSGKDAVIYKNVNDCINDNPSYTTECKAAYQNAVSESARTAPRYNSLNECIADFGVDMCRSDPNNHSWFMPAMAGFMFARMLDGPRSYYSQPMFYSDYPYSPYYHQWRSASGNKYGSSSYRTNPVKIHRDQMKPKPTVTRTISRGGFGSTSSAKSSWGSSSSRSFGSSSRSWGG; this is encoded by the coding sequence ATGATGAAGAGAAGTAAACAAGTTGTTCTGGCACACATGAAGAAAGACTGGCGTTGTGCCGCTTATGCCCCGATTACCGTTGCAATTGCCGGCCTTGCGTTGTCCGGTTGTGGTGACAGCGGTAAAGATGCCGTCATTTATAAGAATGTTAACGATTGTATCAACGACAATCCAAGCTATACCACTGAGTGTAAGGCTGCTTACCAAAATGCTGTGTCTGAATCAGCCCGGACCGCTCCCCGCTACAATTCACTCAATGAGTGTATTGCCGATTTTGGTGTTGATATGTGTCGCTCGGATCCGAACAATCATAGTTGGTTTATGCCAGCCATGGCCGGATTTATGTTTGCCAGAATGTTAGATGGTCCCCGTTCTTATTATTCACAACCGATGTTCTATTCCGATTACCCATACAGCCCTTATTACCATCAGTGGCGCAGTGCGAGCGGGAATAAGTATGGTAGTTCCAGTTATCGCACCAATCCGGTTAAAATTCATCGCGATCAAATGAAACCCAAGCCAACCGTGACTCGAACAATCTCACGCGGTGGTTTTGGCTCGACATCATCGGCTAAATCAAGCTGGGGCAGTTCTTCAAGTCGTAGCTTTGGTTCTTCCAGCCGGAGCTGGGGAGGCTAA
- a CDS encoding YjfK family protein — MFSWLKNKVNDSQTSEPTAPEVLGFRLGGAFEFDTLKLKLIEPELIIEGVSPTQLIQAVGEVKLDEQTRLLRFYTDDDGYVQVLQEGTQDADVREVKMFYYYDTSPIDTENQWQTLLESGIVKTDWSLEDQQFQKAWDNIVPVAMTEKTWHKDGTVTETDQFVMVYERETESGYFEGLMVAGEEVFNQYNAEHCLVLSTYFELTPTDFKIIG, encoded by the coding sequence ATGTTTAGCTGGCTGAAGAACAAAGTAAATGATTCACAAACATCTGAACCGACAGCGCCTGAAGTGCTCGGTTTTCGTCTGGGAGGCGCATTTGAGTTTGATACCCTCAAACTCAAATTAATCGAACCGGAATTGATTATCGAAGGGGTCTCACCCACACAATTGATTCAAGCGGTCGGTGAAGTCAAACTGGACGAGCAAACCCGCTTACTGCGCTTTTATACCGATGACGATGGTTATGTGCAGGTCTTACAAGAAGGGACGCAAGACGCTGATGTCCGTGAAGTGAAAATGTTTTATTACTATGACACGTCCCCCATCGATACTGAAAATCAATGGCAGACACTGCTTGAAAGTGGCATCGTCAAAACAGACTGGTCATTAGAAGACCAACAATTTCAAAAAGCCTGGGATAATATTGTGCCCGTCGCCATGACAGAAAAAACTTGGCACAAAGATGGCACAGTGACTGAAACCGATCAGTTTGTCATGGTTTACGAACGCGAAACTGAATCTGGTTATTTTGAAGGCCTGATGGTGGCTGGAGAAGAAGTGTTCAATCAGTACAACGCTGAACACTGTCTGGTATTAAGCACTTATTTTGAACTCACCCCGACTGATTTTAAAATCATTGGATAA
- a CDS encoding IS3 family transposase (programmed frameshift) — MKSIGKRTQQDYSLAFKLAVVEQVEKGEMTYQQAQERYGIQGRSTVLVWLRKHGQLDWSLGASELKGKGIAMSQSSSPQTPEQRIKELEQQLEETQLKADFFEAVVKVMDRDFGVRLFKKAQSRIIEEKTLSKLTVTKACLFIGISRQAYYKRCEAEKERVSHETHVLIAVKKERLVQPRIGVRKLKYILSQKCLIIGRDHLFALLKANQLLVPTRQAYHRTTNSHHRFHCHPNIIKSGYAPERPEQLWVADITYLPTREGETYLSLVTDAYSRKIVGYHVDDNMKTQSVKQAFIHALKSRRTHQPLIHHSDRGLQYCSAEYQTLHQQNGVSCSMTDGYDCYQNALAERVNGILKNEYLLNKPANLEEARKMVAESVKIYNQYRPHTALKYKTPDEVHRAFY; from the exons ATGAAATCAATAGGTAAACGTACACAGCAAGATTATTCCCTTGCCTTTAAATTGGCGGTTGTTGAGCAAGTTGAAAAAGGTGAAATGACTTATCAACAGGCTCAAGAGCGGTATGGTATTCAAGGTCGCTCGACTGTTTTAGTTTGGCTTCGTAAGCATGGTCAACTAGATTGGTCTTTAGGCGCCTCTGAATTAAAGGGAAAAGGTATCGCTATGTCTCAGTCATCTTCCCCACAAACACCTGAACAACGCATTAAAGAGCTTGAACAACAATTAGAAGAAACTCAGCTAAAAGCCGATTTTTTCGAGGCTGTTGTAAAAGTCATGGACAGAGACTTCGGAGTCCGTCTTT TCAAAAAAGCGCAAAGCCGAATTATTGAGGAAAAAACGCTTTCAAAGTTAACCGTGACAAAAGCTTGCTTGTTTATCGGGATTTCACGCCAAGCATACTACAAGCGCTGCGAAGCAGAAAAAGAACGAGTCTCCCATGAGACTCATGTGCTCATTGCTGTGAAGAAAGAGCGTCTGGTACAACCTAGAATAGGTGTCAGAAAACTAAAATATATTTTGTCACAAAAGTGTTTAATCATCGGCCGAGACCACTTGTTTGCTCTTCTTAAAGCGAACCAACTTCTTGTTCCAACAAGGCAAGCATACCATCGCACGACGAACAGCCATCATCGATTTCATTGTCACCCTAACATCATAAAATCGGGTTATGCGCCTGAGCGTCCCGAGCAGTTGTGGGTTGCAGATATTACTTATCTACCGACTCGTGAGGGAGAAACTTATCTCAGTTTAGTCACGGATGCTTACTCTCGGAAAATCGTTGGTTATCACGTTGATGACAACATGAAAACTCAATCCGTTAAGCAAGCGTTTATTCATGCGCTTAAAAGTAGAAGAACTCACCAACCACTCATTCATCACTCAGATAGAGGGTTACAGTATTGTTCGGCAGAGTATCAAACGCTTCACCAACAGAATGGCGTCAGTTGCTCAATGACAGATGGGTATGATTGTTACCAGAATGCGTTGGCAGAACGAGTCAATGGAATACTCAAAAATGAATATCTTCTTAACAAGCCTGCGAATTTAGAAGAAGCACGAAAGATGGTTGCAGAGTCGGTAAAAATCTATAATCAATATAGGCCACACACAGCTTTAAAATACAAAACGCCCGATGAAGTACATCGAGCGTTTTACTAA
- a CDS encoding PspA/IM30 family protein translates to MSVWKKLFTAIKGGANETAEAIVDQQALRILDQEIREAKAELKRSDEALVSIVAKRKLSEQKIASQEQGIAEYETHARNAMEKGAQELALECAQKVAELRNESSTENNYLEEFKKSEQVMRTNIKQAKSKLRQLEQQIDVVKANEAVQKAQSAVSATNVGANAKMHTAVESLERIKKRQAERSAQLEAATEMAEENSGQSLDRKLAEAGITAGGSSSASDELERILKGGQ, encoded by the coding sequence ATGAGTGTCTGGAAAAAATTATTTACCGCGATTAAAGGCGGTGCCAACGAAACTGCAGAAGCGATTGTCGATCAACAAGCACTGCGTATTTTGGATCAAGAAATTCGAGAAGCGAAAGCAGAGTTGAAACGTTCAGATGAAGCCCTAGTCAGTATTGTGGCTAAACGTAAGCTCTCCGAACAAAAAATAGCCTCGCAGGAGCAAGGGATCGCAGAATACGAAACCCATGCCCGTAACGCGATGGAAAAAGGGGCGCAAGAGCTCGCACTTGAATGTGCGCAAAAAGTTGCCGAACTCAGAAATGAATCTTCAACGGAAAATAACTATCTCGAAGAGTTCAAGAAATCTGAGCAAGTGATGCGAACCAATATCAAGCAGGCGAAAAGTAAGCTCCGCCAGTTGGAACAGCAGATCGATGTGGTCAAAGCCAATGAAGCGGTACAAAAAGCACAAAGTGCTGTTTCAGCGACGAACGTCGGTGCCAATGCGAAAATGCATACTGCCGTTGAATCGCTAGAGCGGATTAAGAAGCGTCAGGCTGAGCGGAGTGCTCAACTGGAAGCTGCCACAGAAATGGCCGAAGAAAACAGTGGCCAAAGTCTGGATCGCAAACTGGCAGAAGCGGGTATTACCGCCGGTGGCTCAAGTTCAGCCAGTGATGAACTAGAGCGTATCCTGAAAGGCGGCCAATAA
- the mnmA gene encoding tRNA 2-thiouridine(34) synthase MnmA — protein sequence MLENREANAQKKVIVGMSGGVDSSVSAFLLQQQGYQVEGLFMKNWEEDDNEEYCTAAEDLADAQAVCDKLGIYLHTINFAAEYWDNVFEYFLAEYQAGRTPNPDILCNKEIKFKAFLEFAEEILDADYIAMGHYVRRTFPSGGEKPQMLRGLDNNKDQSYFLYTLSHEQIAKSLFPVGELEKPQVRQIAEEQGLVTAKKKDSTGICFIGERKFTDFLSRYLPAQPGKIETPEGKVIGEHQGLMYHTLGQRKGLHIGGLKDSSEQPWYVAEKDLQRNVLIAVQGTDHPLLKSDGLIASQLHWVDRLVPENPFKCTVKTRYRQTDIPCTIIPADNGKLKVMFDEPQIAVTPGQSAVFYLGDVCLGGGVIETRIPYTVL from the coding sequence ATGTTAGAAAACCGAGAAGCAAACGCACAGAAAAAAGTTATCGTCGGCATGTCTGGCGGGGTTGATTCATCCGTTTCAGCTTTTCTTCTCCAGCAACAGGGCTATCAAGTTGAAGGCCTGTTCATGAAAAACTGGGAAGAAGATGATAACGAAGAATACTGTACAGCAGCCGAAGATCTGGCTGATGCTCAGGCTGTTTGCGATAAGTTAGGTATTTATCTTCATACGATCAATTTTGCTGCTGAATATTGGGATAATGTATTCGAATATTTCCTTGCCGAATATCAAGCGGGAAGAACACCAAATCCCGACATTTTGTGCAACAAAGAAATCAAGTTCAAAGCCTTTTTAGAGTTTGCTGAAGAGATTCTGGATGCCGACTACATTGCCATGGGACATTATGTCCGTCGGACATTCCCGTCAGGTGGTGAGAAGCCACAAATGTTAAGAGGCTTAGACAACAATAAAGATCAGAGTTATTTCCTTTATACCTTGAGCCATGAACAGATTGCCAAAAGCCTGTTCCCGGTCGGTGAATTGGAAAAACCTCAGGTCCGCCAGATCGCCGAAGAACAAGGTCTGGTTACCGCGAAAAAGAAAGATTCCACGGGGATCTGCTTCATCGGAGAAAGAAAATTTACCGATTTCTTGTCACGCTATCTTCCTGCTCAGCCGGGTAAGATAGAAACACCTGAAGGTAAGGTCATCGGTGAACATCAAGGGCTGATGTACCATACACTTGGACAACGTAAAGGCCTGCACATCGGCGGTCTCAAAGACAGCAGTGAACAACCTTGGTATGTTGCCGAAAAAGATTTACAACGGAATGTGCTAATCGCAGTCCAAGGGACCGATCATCCACTGTTAAAATCGGACGGATTGATTGCTTCACAACTACATTGGGTCGATCGTCTCGTACCGGAAAATCCGTTTAAATGCACCGTAAAAACGCGCTATCGTCAAACGGATATCCCATGTACTATCATCCCAGCCGATAATGGCAAACTGAAAGTCATGTTTGATGAGCCTCAAATCGCTGTGACACCAGGACAGTCCGCTGTATTTTATCTCGGTGATGTCTGTCTCGGTGGCGGGGTCATCGAAACACGAATTCCATACACAGTATTATAA
- the htpX gene encoding protease HtpX has product MKRILLFLATNLAVILVLSIVLNIVYAVTGVRPGSLSGLLVLAAVFGFGGSLISLLMSKGIALRSVGGMVIENPRNETEHWLFETVKRQAKQMGVGMPTVAIYDSPDMNAFATGAKRNDSLVAVSTGLLHNMTRDEAEAVLAHEMSHVANGDMVTMTLLQGVVNTFVIFMARFIAGIVSSRDSDEGESGNPMVYFAVSIVLELVFGILASMITMWYSRHREFHADAGAAQLVGKQKMIAALERLRMSHESQLEGSMMAFGINGKRSLTELLMSHPPLEKRIAALRQL; this is encoded by the coding sequence ATGAAACGCATTTTGTTATTTTTGGCAACCAACCTTGCGGTTATATTGGTACTCAGTATTGTCTTGAATATTGTTTATGCCGTAACGGGGGTCAGACCGGGGAGTTTATCCGGCTTATTGGTGCTGGCCGCTGTGTTTGGTTTCGGCGGATCACTGATTTCATTGCTGATGTCTAAAGGCATCGCATTACGTTCAGTCGGTGGTATGGTGATTGAGAATCCAAGAAATGAGACTGAACACTGGCTATTTGAGACCGTGAAACGTCAGGCGAAGCAGATGGGGGTCGGTATGCCGACCGTTGCCATTTATGATTCACCGGACATGAATGCATTTGCGACCGGTGCAAAGCGCAATGACTCATTGGTTGCGGTTTCTACCGGGTTATTGCACAACATGACCCGGGATGAAGCGGAAGCTGTCTTGGCCCATGAGATGAGTCATGTCGCGAATGGCGATATGGTGACCATGACGTTGCTTCAGGGGGTCGTCAATACATTCGTCATCTTTATGGCGCGCTTTATCGCTGGTATTGTCTCTTCCCGGGATTCCGATGAAGGGGAGAGTGGTAATCCCATGGTTTACTTTGCGGTCTCCATCGTCTTGGAACTCGTGTTTGGTATTCTGGCGAGTATGATTACGATGTGGTACAGCCGCCATCGGGAATTTCATGCAGATGCCGGTGCGGCACAACTGGTCGGTAAACAGAAAATGATTGCGGCTTTAGAGCGTTTGAGAATGAGTCATGAGTCTCAGTTAGAGGGATCAATGATGGCATTTGGTATCAATGGGAAGCGTTCTCTGACCGAGTTATTGATGAGCCATCCACCACTGGAAAAAAGAATTGCAGCATTACGCCAACTGTAA
- a CDS encoding potassium channel family protein, whose protein sequence is MPIFIQLRRWIYTQITQMNEKNIILAFGGYLLISWLGMNAIGETAITQSFTDFVYYLVVTSSTVGYGDFSPVTDAGKWFVALFIIPVGLGIFALTVGRIATLFILYWKRSLLGKRKIKVNDHILVLGWNEQRTLHLLNMLQHEQDTPRTIVLCVRPEIENPRPGEIEFVRVTSFTDQAGMNRAGVQHASCIIIDNPEDDITLSAALFCAGQNPNAHILAYFNDEGLSTLLKHHCPNVECIPSVSVEMLAKAAVDPGSSTLHHELLSSEKGMTQYSVIYPTGQSQTSLEALFLQFKQQYEAILIAVDRGQGIELNPPLDTLITGGDKLFYIAEKRIHQFRWSV, encoded by the coding sequence ATGCCTATCTTTATTCAATTAAGACGTTGGATATACACACAAATTACCCAGATGAACGAGAAAAACATTATTCTCGCATTTGGTGGTTATCTGCTGATTAGCTGGCTGGGAATGAATGCTATAGGCGAGACAGCAATTACACAATCATTTACCGATTTCGTCTACTACCTCGTCGTGACGTCTTCAACGGTCGGTTATGGTGATTTTTCACCGGTGACCGATGCGGGTAAATGGTTTGTCGCATTGTTTATTATTCCGGTCGGGCTGGGAATCTTTGCCCTGACGGTTGGTCGCATCGCCACGCTGTTCATTCTGTACTGGAAACGTAGTTTACTTGGCAAACGGAAAATTAAAGTGAATGACCATATTTTAGTCTTGGGCTGGAACGAACAACGAACCCTTCACCTGCTCAATATGTTACAACACGAACAAGATACACCACGTACCATCGTGCTTTGTGTCCGCCCGGAAATCGAGAACCCGCGTCCCGGAGAAATAGAGTTCGTCCGCGTGACCAGCTTCACCGATCAGGCCGGCATGAACCGGGCCGGAGTCCAACACGCAAGCTGTATTATCATTGATAACCCGGAAGATGATATTACCCTCTCTGCCGCTTTATTCTGTGCCGGTCAAAACCCGAATGCCCATATTCTGGCTTATTTTAATGATGAAGGCCTCAGTACGCTTCTGAAACACCACTGTCCCAATGTCGAATGCATTCCTTCCGTTTCTGTCGAAATGCTCGCAAAAGCAGCGGTAGATCCGGGTTCCAGTACACTTCATCATGAATTGCTCAGTTCAGAGAAAGGGATGACCCAATATTCCGTCATTTACCCGACCGGACAGAGCCAAACATCGCTTGAAGCTTTATTTCTGCAATTCAAGCAGCAATATGAGGCAATTCTGATTGCGGTTGATCGCGGGCAAGGGATTGAACTCAACCCACCACTGGATACATTAATAACTGGTGGTGACAAACTATTTTATATCGCTGAAAAACGCATTCATCAATTTCGATGGTCTGTCTAA
- a CDS encoding DUF2170 family protein, producing the protein MWQIHEMMPILQHNDDWQVKTQGDTLIVTNADGIEAYIAVAGEQILAEVVLFPATHAKDQAQLNALILKTHKMFPLSTIAINEINQADYYVAFGALSSQSKAESILIEVETLFRNVEAFIELYQEELITE; encoded by the coding sequence ATGTGGCAAATTCATGAAATGATGCCCATTCTTCAACACAATGACGATTGGCAAGTTAAAACTCAGGGAGATACTCTGATTGTAACCAATGCTGACGGTATCGAAGCTTATATTGCAGTCGCTGGTGAACAGATTCTTGCTGAAGTGGTGTTATTTCCAGCCACACATGCCAAAGATCAGGCACAACTCAATGCGCTGATTCTAAAAACGCACAAGATGTTTCCTCTCTCAACCATCGCGATTAATGAGATCAATCAGGCAGATTACTATGTGGCTTTTGGTGCGTTGTCATCTCAGTCCAAAGCAGAAAGCATCCTCATCGAGGTTGAAACCCTGTTTCGTAATGTTGAAGCATTTATCGAGTTGTATCAGGAAGAATTAATCACGGAGTAA
- the hflD gene encoding high frequency lysogenization protein HflD — protein MANTNYDRTIAFAGICQAAFLVQQVAKNGYCDSDAFETSIKAILNMNPTSTIDVFGNEANLKVGLECLTNGLDSTPSGSELTRYIISLMALERKLNTRRDAMSQLGDRLEMLERQSAHFEILDEQMMSNIASVYLDVISPIGPRIQVTGTPSVLQQTSNQHKVRALLLAGIRSAVLWRQVGGKRRHLIFGRKKMVEQARILLARI, from the coding sequence GTGGCGAACACAAACTATGACCGCACCATCGCTTTTGCAGGAATTTGTCAGGCAGCATTTCTGGTACAACAGGTTGCGAAAAACGGTTACTGTGATTCTGACGCCTTTGAAACTTCAATCAAAGCGATTCTGAATATGAATCCGACCAGTACCATTGATGTGTTTGGCAACGAAGCAAACCTGAAAGTCGGGCTCGAATGCCTGACAAACGGACTGGACAGCACCCCATCCGGTAGTGAACTGACACGCTATATTATTAGTCTGATGGCTTTGGAACGTAAACTGAACACTCGTCGGGATGCGATGTCACAACTCGGTGATCGTCTTGAAATGCTCGAACGTCAATCCGCTCACTTCGAAATTTTAGATGAACAAATGATGAGTAATATTGCCAGTGTCTATCTGGATGTCATCAGTCCAATTGGTCCACGCATTCAAGTCACTGGCACACCGTCCGTATTACAACAAACCTCGAATCAACATAAAGTCCGTGCTTTGCTCCTCGCCGGGATCAGAAGTGCGGTTTTATGGCGTCAAGTCGGTGGTAAACGCCGTCATCTTATTTTTGGCCGGAAGAAAATGGTCGAACAGGCTAGAATTCTTTTAGCCCGAATTTAA
- a CDS encoding DUF350 domain-containing protein: protein MELIRHSLLGLGNFSLYFVISLVFLILFKLIYVRITPYDEWKLVKDNKNTAAGIALAGSMIGFSLALAGAASNSVNLVDFCVWSVVALIAQIVAFLVVRFGFMPKLAERIEADEIPAAIMMAAMSISVGLLNAACMTY, encoded by the coding sequence ATGGAACTTATACGTCACTCACTCCTTGGACTCGGTAATTTTTCACTTTACTTTGTGATATCACTGGTCTTTCTAATCCTGTTTAAACTGATCTATGTACGAATTACCCCTTATGATGAGTGGAAACTGGTTAAAGATAATAAGAATACCGCAGCAGGAATCGCCTTGGCTGGTTCGATGATCGGCTTTTCTCTGGCGCTTGCCGGTGCCGCCAGCAACTCAGTCAATCTCGTTGATTTTTGTGTCTGGAGTGTCGTCGCGCTGATTGCCCAAATTGTCGCTTTCCTAGTGGTCCGCTTTGGTTTTATGCCAAAACTCGCAGAGCGAATCGAAGCCGATGAAATCCCTGCTGCTATTATGATGGCCGCGATGTCTATCTCTGTCGGTCTGTTAAATGCGGCCTGTATGACCTACTAG
- the purB gene encoding adenylosuccinate lyase, with translation MELSALTAVSPVDGRYGSKTIALRSIFSEYGLLKYRTIVEIRWLQKLSSTPGIQEVPAFSQEANHILNEIAANFSEADAERIKEIERTTNHDVKAVEYFLKEKVATHPELNAVSEFIHFACTSEDINNTSHALMLKEARETVILPEIRKIIDAIRALAEEYRDIPLLSRTHGQPASPSTMGKEMANVAYRMERQYQQIANIEILAKINGAVGNYNAHLSAYPELDWHQFSESFITESLGVTWNPYTTQIEPHDYIAELFDAIARFNTILIDFDRDVWGYIALGHFKQKTIAGEIGSSTMPHKVNPIDFENSEGNLGLANAVFAHLAQKLPISRWQRDLTDSTVLRNLGVGVGYAVIAYSSTMKGISKLELNREALLAELDQNWEVLAEPVQTVMRRYGIEKPYEKLKELTRGKRVDGEAMRQFIEGLEIPEAEKARLKQMTPASYIGQAIELTDKL, from the coding sequence ATGGAACTGTCAGCACTGACTGCTGTTTCACCGGTAGATGGCCGTTACGGAAGTAAAACGATTGCGTTACGCAGTATCTTTAGTGAATATGGCCTCCTAAAGTATCGAACTATCGTTGAAATCCGTTGGTTACAGAAGCTATCCAGCACCCCCGGCATCCAGGAAGTCCCTGCCTTCAGCCAAGAAGCAAATCATATTCTGAATGAGATTGCAGCCAACTTCAGTGAAGCGGATGCAGAGAGAATCAAAGAAATTGAACGCACAACGAATCACGATGTAAAAGCGGTTGAGTATTTCCTGAAAGAAAAAGTCGCGACACATCCTGAATTGAATGCGGTGAGTGAGTTTATCCATTTCGCATGTACTTCTGAGGATATCAACAACACATCTCATGCACTGATGCTGAAAGAAGCCAGAGAGACTGTGATTCTTCCTGAAATTCGCAAAATTATTGATGCCATTCGTGCACTTGCAGAAGAGTACCGCGATATTCCCCTGCTTTCCCGCACACATGGCCAACCGGCATCTCCAAGTACCATGGGTAAAGAGATGGCCAACGTCGCTTATCGTATGGAGCGTCAGTACCAACAAATTGCGAATATTGAAATTTTGGCCAAAATTAATGGTGCGGTCGGCAACTACAACGCCCATTTATCGGCTTACCCTGAATTAGACTGGCATCAGTTCAGTGAATCATTCATCACCGAGTCTCTTGGTGTGACATGGAACCCATACACAACACAAATCGAGCCACACGATTACATCGCAGAACTATTCGATGCGATCGCTCGTTTCAATACGATCCTGATTGATTTTGACCGAGATGTCTGGGGTTATATTGCACTGGGTCATTTCAAACAAAAAACCATTGCGGGTGAGATTGGTTCTTCGACCATGCCACACAAAGTGAACCCGATTGATTTTGAAAACTCAGAAGGCAACCTTGGCTTAGCCAATGCCGTGTTCGCGCATTTAGCCCAGAAACTGCCGATTTCACGCTGGCAGCGTGACTTAACCGACTCAACCGTACTCCGTAATCTCGGTGTGGGTGTCGGCTATGCTGTGATTGCGTATAGTTCAACAATGAAAGGCATCAGCAAACTCGAACTCAACCGTGAAGCATTACTGGCCGAGTTAGACCAAAACTGGGAAGTACTTGCAGAACCTGTCCAGACTGTTATGCGTCGTTACGGTATCGAAAAGCCTTATGAAAAACTGAAAGAACTCACTCGTGGCAAACGCGTTGATGGCGAAGCGATGCGTCAGTTTATTGAAGGGCTCGAGATTCCTGAAGCAGAAAAAGCGCGTCTGAAACAGATGACACCTGCAAGTTATATTGGTCAGGCTATCGAACTTACGGACAAACTCTAA
- a CDS encoding glutathionylspermidine synthase family protein codes for MLRLNTEERPHWRDLAKKFGFGFHTAYGEPYWDETAYYQFTLKQIEDDLEKPTEDIHQMCLEVVDTVVGNEYWLRKFQIPEPMWQGLYDSWQKREPSLYSRVDFAYNGTQPAKLYENNADTPTSLYETAFWQWLWLEDMVNQGKIRRDADQCNLLQELLISRFQQLATYQPGQTLHLCCCKDSVEDRGTVQYLEDCAREAGLSTTFVYVEDIGLNTQGQFTDLTDKPIHWIFKLYPWEFMFREEYATNIQTASVNWLEPMWKSIISNKALLPLLWKMFPNHPNLLPAYFADDKDLGTLKDYVIKPIFAREGANITIVQNGRQTLRTEGPYGDEGVIYQAYHPLPKFGQHYTLVGSWLVNQEAAGISIREDVSRVTQDMSRYVPHIIID; via the coding sequence ATGCTTCGATTAAATACCGAGGAACGGCCACACTGGCGGGATTTAGCTAAAAAATTCGGCTTTGGATTTCATACCGCTTATGGCGAACCTTACTGGGATGAAACGGCCTACTACCAGTTCACACTCAAACAGATCGAAGATGACTTAGAGAAACCAACTGAAGACATCCATCAGATGTGTCTGGAAGTTGTGGATACTGTTGTTGGGAATGAGTACTGGCTCCGTAAATTCCAAATCCCCGAGCCCATGTGGCAAGGCTTGTATGATTCCTGGCAAAAACGTGAGCCGTCCCTGTATTCTCGCGTCGATTTTGCATACAACGGTACACAACCTGCCAAGTTGTATGAAAACAATGCAGATACCCCCACTAGTCTTTATGAAACGGCATTCTGGCAGTGGTTATGGCTGGAAGATATGGTCAACCAAGGAAAAATCCGCCGCGATGCCGATCAATGTAATTTACTGCAAGAATTACTGATCAGCCGCTTCCAACAGTTGGCAACTTACCAGCCCGGTCAAACACTTCACCTCTGTTGTTGTAAAGACTCTGTTGAGGATCGCGGCACCGTTCAATATTTGGAAGATTGCGCGCGAGAGGCCGGATTATCCACCACTTTTGTTTATGTCGAAGATATTGGGCTAAACACCCAAGGTCAATTCACTGATTTAACCGATAAACCGATCCATTGGATATTTAAACTCTATCCTTGGGAATTTATGTTCCGGGAAGAATACGCAACCAATATTCAGACAGCTTCGGTCAACTGGTTAGAACCAATGTGGAAGTCAATTATCAGTAACAAAGCATTACTACCTTTGTTATGGAAAATGTTTCCCAACCATCCGAATCTTTTACCAGCCTACTTTGCCGATGATAAAGATCTGGGCACGCTGAAAGACTATGTGATTAAACCGATTTTTGCTCGGGAAGGTGCGAATATAACCATTGTCCAAAATGGCCGCCAGACGCTCAGAACCGAAGGACCGTATGGCGATGAGGGCGTGATCTATCAGGCTTACCATCCTTTACCAAAATTCGGACAACACTATACCTTGGTCGGCAGTTGGTTAGTCAATCAAGAAGCAGCAGGAATTTCTATCCGGGAAGATGTTTCGCGGGTCACACAGGATATGTCTCGCTATGTGCCACATATCATTATTGACTGA